From the genome of Uranotaenia lowii strain MFRU-FL chromosome 1, ASM2978415v1, whole genome shotgun sequence, one region includes:
- the LOC129738903 gene encoding cathepsin B-like, whose translation MLRFVVLAVALCHVSFAQQTSDRAIQKSLTEAVNKNTNQWVAGPYPVPLTFFKTGVKKQNGTKTLPISSSSFLRQAYRDIPEEFDARTQWPKCNSIREVRDQGCCGSAVVVAAVSVMSDRWCVNSPTKDNFNFGEFELLCRKEGREEACNGAELNQPWDYWVKYGIGSGAPYGREGACHSYPFTTCNSTNPREQAPACSNPCQDRRYGRSGYRVAASEDAIKSEIFRFGPVMAVFNVYDDFRAYKSGVYKHVTGEGKGTHVLRIIGWGVEDGVKYWLAANSWGATWGTSGFVKIARGSNECGIESNVFAGLPDYEKHMRSYSSY comes from the coding sequence ATGTTGCGTTTCGTAGTTCTTGCCGTGGCCCTGTGCCATGTCTCTTTCGCGCAACAAACCAGCGATCGGGCGATCCAGAAATCGCTGACCGAGGCCGTCAACAAGAACACCAATCAATGGGTGGCTGGACCATATCCGGTGCCGTTGACCTTCTTCAAAACTGGAGTCAAGAAGCAAAACGGAACCAAGACGCTGCCGATTAGTTCGTCATCTTTCCTGCGTCAAGCGTACCGGGACATCCCGGAGGAATTCGATGCTCGCACCCAGTGGCCAAAGTGTAACTCAATCCGTGAAGTTCGCGATCAGGGATGCTGTGGATCGGCTGTCGTTGTTGCGGCCGTTTCTGTGATGAGCGATCGTTGGTGTGTCAACTCGCCAACCAAGGATAATTTTAACTTCGGAGAGTTTGAGCTGCTGTGCCGCAAGGAGGGACGCGAGGAGGCTTGTAATGGCGCTGAACTGAACCAACCTTGGGATTACTGGGTCAAGTACGGTATCGGAAGTGGAGCTCCTTATGGACGTGAGGGTGCCTGTCATTCGTATCCATTCACAACCTGCAACAGCACCAACCCCAGAGAACAGGCACCAGCTTGCTCCAACCCTTGTCAGGATCGCCGTTATGGACGTTCCGGGTACCGCGTCGCTGCTAGTGAAGACGCCATCAAGTCCGAAATCTTCCGCTTTGGACCCGTTATGGCCGTTTTCAATGTTTACGACGACTTCAGGGCCTACAAGAGCGGTGTCTACAAGCATGTTACAGGAGAGGGTAAGGGAACTCACGTGCTCCGTATCATCGGCTGGGGTGTCGAGGATGGTGTCAAATACTGGCTGGCTGCTAACAGCTGGGGTGCCACCTGGGGAACCAGTGGTTTCGTGAAGATTGCACGTGGCTCCAACGAGTGCGGTATTGAATCGAACGTTTTTGCTGGACTGCCAGACTACGAGAAGCACATGCGCAGCTATTCTTCTTACTGA